One window of Deinococcus malanensis genomic DNA carries:
- a CDS encoding DEAD/DEAH box helicase: MPRTSTPRPETARPSVTPENWPELLGGRTPTPVQAGAIPALMAGRDVITTARTGSGKTLAFLIPAAARGIGMSAARGMRPEVLVITPTRELAVQIRDVARELGMPAGRITGGITPAQTRSEASGKGLIAGTPGRLKDLINKGELDLRGLRYVVLDEADELLSLGFLKDVGDILRAAHRAAAPTHLQMAMASATFPAAIRSVAEQFMKSPERIDITPDPKVVARADEDILGGATGATHLLVNTSRADVLEVTAEHARDALKAPGGCVVIFCRTKHLVKRRAEQLQAMLPGELVSPLQGNMDQKKRERTMQQLRDGQSRVLIATDIAGRGIDLPEVRIVIHMDVAATAEDHVHRSGRTARAGRPGVNLVLLIPEQRALWQSIRRTLPTPLHPPTTREEAQIDKEIQEKQGGNRGGGSPGRGQGGRSQDGGRQGQGRSSEARGQSGQGQSRSQGQARSSRDGGRSGESRSGTGAGRVGPQPARRRR, from the coding sequence ATGCCCCGAACCTCTACCCCCCGCCCCGAAACTGCCCGTCCCAGCGTCACGCCTGAGAACTGGCCTGAGCTGCTCGGCGGCCGCACCCCCACCCCGGTCCAGGCCGGGGCCATTCCTGCCCTGATGGCCGGACGCGACGTGATCACGACGGCCCGCACCGGCAGCGGCAAGACCCTGGCGTTTTTGATTCCGGCGGCAGCGCGCGGTATCGGAATGAGTGCCGCACGTGGCATGCGCCCCGAAGTGCTCGTCATTACCCCCACCCGGGAACTGGCGGTGCAGATCCGTGATGTGGCACGTGAACTGGGCATGCCTGCCGGGCGCATTACCGGCGGCATCACACCGGCCCAGACCCGCAGCGAGGCCAGCGGCAAGGGCCTGATCGCCGGCACCCCCGGGCGTCTGAAGGACCTGATCAACAAGGGCGAACTGGACCTGCGTGGTCTGCGCTACGTGGTGCTGGACGAGGCCGACGAACTGCTCTCGCTGGGCTTCCTCAAAGATGTGGGGGACATCCTGCGCGCTGCTCACCGGGCTGCCGCACCCACTCACCTGCAGATGGCCATGGCCTCCGCGACGTTCCCGGCAGCCATCCGCAGTGTGGCCGAGCAGTTCATGAAATCGCCCGAGCGCATCGACATTACTCCGGACCCCAAAGTGGTCGCGCGGGCCGACGAGGACATCCTGGGCGGGGCCACAGGTGCTACCCACCTGCTGGTCAATACCAGCCGTGCGGACGTGCTGGAAGTCACGGCCGAACATGCCCGCGACGCCCTGAAAGCTCCGGGCGGCTGCGTGGTGATCTTCTGCCGCACCAAGCATCTGGTCAAGCGCCGCGCCGAACAGCTGCAGGCCATGCTGCCCGGCGAGCTGGTCAGCCCGCTTCAGGGAAACATGGACCAGAAGAAGCGTGAGCGCACCATGCAACAGTTGCGTGACGGCCAGTCCCGCGTGCTGATCGCCACGGATATTGCCGGGCGTGGCATCGACCTGCCGGAAGTGCGCATCGTGATTCACATGGATGTGGCCGCCACCGCCGAGGACCATGTTCACCGTTCCGGTCGCACGGCGCGCGCCGGCCGGCCTGGTGTCAACCTGGTGCTGCTGATTCCCGAGCAGCGTGCGTTGTGGCAAAGCATCCGCCGGACGCTGCCGACACCTCTGCACCCGCCCACCACCCGTGAGGAAGCCCAGATCGACAAGGAGATCCAGGAGAAGCAGGGTGGCAACCGTGGCGGAGGAAGCCCCGGACGCGGCCAGGGAGGCCGCAGTCAGGACGGTGGCCGACAGGGCCAGGGCCGCAGCAGTGAGGCCCGTGGTCAGAGTGGTCAGGGCCAGTCCCGTAGCCAGGGTCAGGCCCGAAGCAGCCGCGACGGGGGCCGCAGCGGCGAATCCCGGAGTGGCACCGGCGCCGGCCGGGTGGGTCCGCAGCCCGCACGTCGCCGCCGCTGA
- a CDS encoding antibiotic biosynthesis monooxygenase, with protein MSLPERADTDPVSLVVRRRVRPGHEAEYESLLTEGAALLSRVPGHRGTGIIRPVSGDREYTLVTRFDSLRAAADWELSPKRAEWLSKVEPLIDGQVSFEKQPGLEFWFTPPAAPTLRQPPRWKMALVTLAALYPVSVGSGLLLAPAVGHWPPLLRALPQMVMVVVVMTYLVMPTVTRWAAPWLKR; from the coding sequence ATGAGCCTGCCGGAACGTGCCGATACCGATCCGGTCAGTCTGGTGGTGCGGCGCCGGGTGCGCCCCGGCCATGAAGCCGAATACGAATCCCTGCTGACCGAGGGTGCGGCGCTGCTGAGTCGTGTTCCTGGGCACCGCGGCACCGGCATTATCCGCCCGGTGTCGGGAGACCGGGAGTACACCCTGGTTACCCGCTTCGATTCGCTGCGCGCCGCCGCCGACTGGGAACTTTCGCCGAAACGTGCCGAGTGGCTTTCGAAAGTCGAGCCGCTGATTGACGGTCAGGTCAGTTTCGAGAAGCAGCCTGGACTGGAATTCTGGTTTACGCCGCCTGCAGCGCCCACCCTGCGTCAGCCGCCCCGCTGGAAGATGGCCCTGGTGACCCTGGCGGCCCTGTACCCGGTCAGCGTGGGCAGCGGGCTTCTTTTGGCCCCTGCCGTGGGACACTGGCCACCACTGCTCCGGGCACTGCCGCAGATGGTGATGGTGGTCGTGGTCATGACCTATCTGGTGATGCCGACCGTGACGCGCTGGGCCGCCCCCTGGCTGAAGCGCTGA
- a CDS encoding phosphopentomutase, whose protein sequence is MLLTIIVLDSVGVGALPDAEQFGDAGSHTLNHTLEAAPVKLPNLARLGLASLPGVQTGEGTLPAVPAEGGYGRLREVSPGKDTSTGHWEFMGVQLQHPFQVFPDGFPPAVMDRFDAATGRGHLCNKPYSGTEVIRDFGPEHLNTGAPIVYTSADSVFQIAAHEDVVPLETLYAWCQAAREILQGEFAVARVIARPFRGEFPFERASEHRKDYSLTPPPTVLDAVKATGQAVVGIGKIPDIYAHQGFTEEIHTDDNADGIRKTLARMRQAAQAGERGLIFTNLVDFDSKYGHRRDPKGYSATLAEFDQALPELLAAVPQEGALLILSDHGNDPTWTGTDHTREHGLLLAWHPGMQPVALGDRATFADVGATTAEALGAVWTGPGESFWNDLN, encoded by the coding sequence ATGCTGTTGACCATCATCGTGCTGGATTCCGTGGGCGTGGGCGCGCTGCCCGACGCCGAGCAGTTCGGGGACGCTGGCTCACATACCCTCAATCACACGCTGGAGGCCGCGCCGGTGAAATTGCCCAACCTCGCGCGGCTGGGGCTGGCCAGCCTGCCAGGTGTGCAGACGGGCGAAGGCACCCTTCCCGCCGTGCCAGCCGAGGGGGGCTACGGCCGCCTGCGCGAGGTCAGCCCTGGCAAGGACACCAGCACCGGCCACTGGGAATTCATGGGTGTGCAGCTGCAGCACCCCTTCCAGGTGTTTCCCGACGGCTTTCCGCCGGCGGTCATGGACCGCTTCGACGCCGCGACCGGGCGCGGACACCTGTGCAACAAACCCTACAGCGGTACTGAGGTCATCCGTGATTTCGGCCCTGAGCACCTGAACACTGGCGCGCCCATCGTGTACACCAGCGCCGACAGCGTGTTTCAGATCGCCGCCCACGAGGACGTGGTGCCACTGGAGACCCTGTACGCGTGGTGTCAGGCGGCGCGCGAGATCCTGCAGGGGGAATTCGCCGTGGCACGTGTCATCGCCCGGCCCTTCCGGGGAGAGTTTCCCTTCGAACGCGCCAGCGAGCACCGCAAGGACTACAGCCTGACCCCGCCCCCGACCGTGCTGGACGCCGTGAAGGCCACCGGGCAGGCTGTGGTGGGTATCGGCAAGATTCCGGACATCTACGCCCACCAGGGCTTTACCGAGGAAATTCATACTGACGATAACGCCGACGGCATCCGCAAGACCCTGGCCCGGATGCGTCAGGCCGCGCAGGCAGGCGAGCGGGGGCTGATCTTTACCAACCTGGTGGACTTTGACAGCAAGTATGGTCACCGCCGCGATCCAAAGGGGTACAGCGCCACGTTGGCCGAGTTCGACCAGGCGCTTCCTGAACTGCTCGCCGCAGTGCCGCAGGAGGGCGCCCTGCTGATCCTGAGCGACCACGGCAATGACCCGACCTGGACCGGGACCGATCACACCCGGGAGCACGGTCTGCTGCTGGCCTGGCACCCCGGTATGCAGCCGGTAGCCCTGGGTGACCGGGCGACGTTTGCCGATGTGGGCGCCACCACTGCCGAGGCGCTGGGCGCCGTCTGGACCGGGCCGGGTGAGAGCTTCTGGAACGATCTGAACTGA
- the lptB gene encoding LPS export ABC transporter ATP-binding protein, producing MDGRPHLVAEHLGKTYGRRAVVRDASFMVRPGEIVALFGPNGAGKTTTFYMLVGFIRPGAGQIHIGERDVTRLPMHERARLGVGYLPQEPSAFRKLTARDNLLAILEYQKLPRAEQEARADSLLAEFGLTHLAGSYAYQLSGGERRRLELARALTTDPDYLLLDEPFTGVDPKSIREIQRLIRDLRDRRGLGVFITDHNVRETIALTDRVYLMYDGQVKFEGTPQEFSQDEDARRHYLGDDFEL from the coding sequence CTGGACGGGCGGCCGCATCTGGTCGCAGAGCACCTCGGCAAGACCTACGGGCGCCGGGCGGTGGTCCGCGACGCCAGTTTTATGGTGCGCCCCGGTGAGATCGTGGCCCTGTTCGGGCCCAACGGGGCCGGCAAGACCACCACCTTCTATATGCTGGTCGGCTTTATCCGGCCTGGGGCCGGGCAGATTCACATTGGTGAGCGGGACGTGACCCGCCTGCCCATGCACGAGCGGGCGCGGCTGGGGGTCGGCTATCTGCCACAGGAGCCCAGTGCCTTTCGCAAGCTCACTGCACGCGACAACCTGCTGGCCATCCTGGAATACCAGAAGTTGCCCAGGGCCGAGCAGGAGGCCCGCGCAGATTCGCTGCTGGCCGAGTTCGGCCTGACCCATCTGGCCGGCAGCTACGCCTACCAGTTGTCCGGCGGCGAGCGGCGGCGGCTGGAACTCGCGCGCGCTTTGACCACTGACCCCGACTACCTGCTGCTCGACGAGCCGTTTACCGGCGTGGACCCCAAGAGCATCCGCGAGATCCAGCGGCTGATCCGTGACCTGCGTGACCGGCGCGGTCTGGGAGTATTTATCACCGACCACAACGTCCGTGAGACCATCGCCCTGACCGACCGGGTGTACCTGATGTATGACGGGCAGGTCAAGTTCGAGGGCACGCCACAGGAGTTCTCGCAGGACGAGGACGCCCGTCGCCACTATCTGGGCGACGATTTCGAGCTGTAA
- a CDS encoding DUF3084 domain-containing protein — MLWLFLPFVVILSGVVAYAADTIAKKVGRRHLRWFGLRPKQTALIVAVLSGMGISAASLAAFLALNSSAINTIAQADQLRPQIEALKQDLRAVQGDLGAARQERDRAQQEAGRLREQQQAALRDLESARRDLKTARAAEQTLRAEAQRLQRSVQAIEQRARESRTRLARSEADLKASRTRATTLDAQVLDLGARAALAEQEARSAQDRARAAQAQAEEVLARARAAQDRAALAEQRAEQAQARAARVEARAVQAEARAVQSETRVAQSQARAAQAQQQAEQARQSLSRLSVQARALEASRQQAAAAFSAAQQARVQAEKERQVAQGSLNALAAERAKLAADRDRAAAERNRAVQERAQATRERDQVRRDLTALRTQQSQLRASNEALTRDLASTRASLGKLQDEYSSARTELNVSRNTELAYPKNELVYAAVVPSVRNLDAFLATAGRAAQARGARGNPPVRLNSTARTALETKLRGLNASTFVQCRSAQNSAVGFAVDLSCEARPNAVLYRSGEVIRRATVSLGGGTYAMQQQISDLVTDAVLDLTTRGVPTEYITNQGLDVNEFVTLITRLSSREGSSAVVGIAAREDVKPGGRVDLYPVLP; from the coding sequence ATGCTCTGGCTGTTCCTGCCCTTCGTGGTGATCCTGTCCGGCGTGGTGGCCTACGCCGCCGATACCATTGCCAAGAAGGTGGGCCGCCGGCACCTGCGCTGGTTCGGATTGCGGCCCAAGCAGACTGCCCTGATCGTGGCGGTGCTCTCGGGCATGGGCATCAGCGCGGCCAGTCTGGCGGCCTTTCTGGCGCTCAACAGCAGTGCCATCAATACCATCGCGCAGGCCGATCAGCTGCGGCCGCAGATCGAGGCCCTGAAACAGGACCTCCGGGCGGTACAGGGCGATCTGGGCGCCGCGCGCCAGGAGCGGGACCGGGCACAGCAGGAGGCCGGGCGGCTGCGTGAGCAGCAGCAGGCTGCCCTGCGTGATCTGGAATCGGCGCGCCGAGATCTGAAAACTGCCCGGGCAGCCGAGCAGACCCTCAGAGCCGAAGCCCAGCGCCTGCAGCGAAGTGTGCAGGCCATCGAGCAGCGCGCGCGGGAGAGCCGGACCCGGCTGGCGCGGTCCGAGGCGGACCTGAAGGCCAGCCGCACCCGTGCGACCACGCTGGACGCGCAGGTGCTGGATCTGGGCGCCCGCGCCGCGCTGGCGGAGCAGGAGGCCCGCAGCGCCCAGGACCGCGCCAGGGCGGCCCAGGCGCAGGCCGAGGAAGTGCTGGCCCGCGCCAGGGCGGCCCAGGACCGCGCTGCCCTGGCCGAGCAGCGGGCTGAGCAGGCCCAGGCGCGCGCTGCTCGGGTCGAAGCGCGCGCGGTGCAGGCTGAAGCCCGGGCTGTCCAGTCTGAAACCCGTGTGGCGCAGTCGCAGGCCCGGGCGGCCCAGGCGCAGCAACAGGCAGAGCAGGCCCGGCAGAGCCTGAGCCGCCTGAGTGTTCAGGCGCGCGCCCTGGAAGCTTCCAGGCAGCAGGCTGCGGCAGCATTCAGCGCCGCGCAGCAGGCCCGCGTGCAGGCTGAAAAGGAGCGTCAGGTGGCCCAGGGCAGCCTTAATGCCCTGGCCGCCGAGCGGGCCAAACTTGCCGCTGACCGTGACCGCGCGGCGGCCGAGCGCAACCGCGCCGTACAGGAACGGGCCCAGGCCACCCGGGAACGCGACCAGGTGCGGCGCGACCTCACGGCGCTGCGCACCCAGCAAAGTCAGCTGCGCGCCAGCAACGAGGCCCTAACCCGTGACCTGGCCAGCACCCGTGCCTCGCTGGGCAAGCTTCAGGACGAGTACAGCAGCGCACGCACCGAGCTGAACGTCAGCCGCAACACCGAACTGGCCTACCCCAAAAACGAGCTGGTCTATGCCGCCGTGGTGCCCAGCGTGCGCAACCTTGACGCCTTTCTGGCAACCGCCGGCCGCGCAGCACAGGCCAGGGGTGCGCGCGGCAATCCGCCGGTGCGCCTGAACAGCACGGCCCGCACGGCGCTGGAGACCAAGCTGCGCGGCCTGAATGCCAGCACCTTCGTGCAGTGCCGCTCGGCGCAGAACAGCGCCGTGGGCTTTGCCGTGGACCTGAGCTGTGAAGCGCGGCCCAATGCCGTGCTTTACCGGAGTGGAGAGGTCATCCGCCGGGCCACCGTCAGTCTGGGAGGTGGAACCTACGCCATGCAGCAACAGATCAGTGACCTGGTCACCGACGCCGTGCTGGACCTCACCACCCGCGGGGTGCCCACCGAGTACATCACCAATCAGGGTCTGGACGTCAATGAATTCGTTACCCTGATTACCCGCCTGAGCAGCCGCGAGGGAAGCAGTGCCGTCGTCGGGATTGCCGCGAGGGAGGACGTCAAACCCGGCGGGCGTGTCGACCTGTATCCCGTGCTGCCCTGA
- a CDS encoding ABC transporter substrate-binding protein produces the protein MPRPATLRLASLLSVSVLLSAQAAAAPVRVEFWHAMTGVKDTVAGYARDFNKSQNRYEVVPVAQGNYRELLPKLQSALKSGNAPALVQLEFTQFPVLAAAGQLSDLSRAVEALPDATRNDFYPAVWRAGELGGKTYGLPWNVSVPVLMYNAGLLKKAGVTFPNTWAGLEEASRKLATGGRRPLVVAADAWTFEANVLSRGGQLVSGTQPALNAPDAVEALTQLSRMAQAGHAQPRSLNEATRAAFDFARGQNVFVLASVANWTDARRLPFFSLGVAPFPCEKPGVCTVPLGGGTLAVPRTSSAQEQAGAVAFWNYLTEPARLANWVSTTAYAPPRRSVTPLLESWYAKNPQLRAAHAQMGRAVPRPTTPAYAEWITLLEDAILESVSGKQGARAALDEAQRRAGR, from the coding sequence ATGCCTCGCCCCGCGACTTTGCGTCTTGCTTCCCTGCTGAGCGTTTCTGTTCTGTTGAGTGCCCAGGCCGCCGCAGCCCCGGTTCGGGTGGAGTTCTGGCATGCCATGACGGGCGTGAAAGACACGGTCGCCGGCTATGCCCGCGACTTCAACAAGAGCCAGAACAGGTACGAGGTTGTCCCGGTGGCCCAGGGAAATTACCGCGAACTGCTGCCCAAGCTGCAGTCGGCCCTGAAGTCCGGCAATGCCCCGGCGCTGGTTCAGCTTGAATTTACCCAGTTCCCGGTTCTGGCCGCCGCGGGTCAGCTGTCCGACCTGAGCCGTGCAGTCGAGGCGCTGCCCGACGCTACCCGTAACGACTTCTATCCGGCGGTGTGGCGTGCCGGTGAACTGGGCGGCAAAACCTATGGTCTGCCCTGGAACGTTAGTGTGCCGGTGCTGATGTACAACGCCGGTCTGCTCAAAAAAGCGGGGGTGACCTTTCCCAATACCTGGGCCGGTCTGGAGGAGGCCAGCCGCAAACTGGCGACCGGTGGCCGGCGCCCGCTGGTCGTTGCAGCCGACGCCTGGACCTTCGAGGCGAATGTGCTGTCACGGGGAGGACAGCTGGTGAGCGGAACCCAGCCGGCCCTGAACGCACCGGATGCCGTGGAGGCCCTGACCCAGCTGTCCCGCATGGCCCAGGCCGGTCACGCGCAGCCCCGCAGCCTCAACGAAGCCACCCGCGCGGCCTTCGACTTTGCGCGTGGTCAGAATGTCTTTGTGCTGGCCAGTGTGGCCAACTGGACCGATGCCCGGCGCCTGCCGTTTTTCAGCCTGGGGGTGGCTCCCTTTCCCTGCGAAAAACCCGGAGTCTGCACGGTTCCCCTCGGCGGGGGCACGCTTGCCGTGCCCCGAACCAGCAGTGCCCAGGAGCAGGCCGGGGCTGTGGCGTTCTGGAACTACCTGACTGAACCTGCGCGGCTGGCCAACTGGGTCAGCACCACCGCCTATGCGCCACCCAGGCGCAGTGTGACGCCCCTGCTCGAAAGCTGGTATGCCAAAAATCCGCAGCTCCGGGCGGCGCACGCTCAGATGGGCCGGGCGGTACCGCGTCCCACTACGCCCGCTTACGCCGAGTGGATCACGCTGCTTGAAGACGCCATTCTGGAAAGCGTGAGTGGCAAACAGGGGGCGCGCGCCGCCCTGGATGAGGCGCAACGCCGGGCAGGCCGCTAA
- a CDS encoding S8 family serine peptidase — protein sequence MRLPALSFLLPALLLASCGSAPREAAVPASYSPAHLLTVSVTSSQGDADLVARYGGQVVLRTSTFAVIGDPRNSLSAQRTQGSSVGANRGVFKATGAVGLWGNGAVGLWGNGAVGLWGNGAVGLWGNGAVGLWGNGAENFWADGQYTALPANSEAWKSIGLERAYQQARQFGKDITVAVIDTGVDVDHPMFQGRLSDPSTWYDFVDGDSLPQEAGTAGEGEFGHGTVIAGIAAQIAPNAQFMPLRVLDPQGGGDVLNVAAAIVWAADHGADVINLSLGASEPVPAIAAALAYANGKGVVVAAAAGNSGQASLDYPASSFANSLLNVSVGSVSSSGIHSTFSSHGKDLQLNAPGETIVGPFPGERAAQWTGTSMSTPVVAGALALGLGEGRTPRSAVSALKATAVSVDTVAGNEAYTGLLGLGRLALDAYTAPE from the coding sequence ATGCGCCTTCCTGCACTTTCCTTTCTCCTTCCTGCACTGCTCCTCGCGTCCTGTGGCTCGGCTCCCCGGGAGGCTGCTGTTCCGGCCAGCTATTCTCCTGCCCATCTGTTGACCGTCAGCGTCACGTCCTCACAGGGCGACGCAGATCTGGTGGCCCGTTATGGGGGTCAGGTGGTCCTGCGCACCAGCACATTTGCAGTGATTGGAGATCCCAGAAATTCCTTGAGCGCTCAGAGAACCCAGGGTAGCAGCGTGGGAGCCAACCGGGGAGTGTTTAAAGCCACGGGCGCCGTCGGCTTGTGGGGCAACGGAGCCGTGGGCCTGTGGGGCAACGGAGCTGTCGGTCTTTGGGGCAACGGAGCTGTCGGCCTGTGGGGCAATGGAGCCGTGGGTCTGTGGGGCAACGGTGCCGAGAATTTCTGGGCCGACGGTCAGTACACGGCTCTTCCTGCCAACAGCGAGGCCTGGAAAAGCATCGGCCTGGAGCGCGCTTACCAGCAGGCGCGGCAGTTCGGGAAGGACATCACGGTCGCTGTAATCGACACCGGTGTTGACGTGGATCACCCGATGTTCCAGGGCCGCTTGAGTGACCCCTCGACCTGGTACGACTTTGTGGACGGCGACAGCCTGCCCCAGGAGGCCGGCACGGCGGGAGAGGGCGAATTCGGCCATGGTACGGTCATCGCCGGAATCGCTGCCCAGATTGCCCCCAATGCCCAGTTCATGCCACTGCGGGTGCTGGACCCCCAGGGCGGCGGTGACGTGTTGAATGTCGCGGCAGCCATCGTCTGGGCCGCGGATCATGGAGCCGACGTCATCAACCTCAGCCTGGGTGCTTCTGAGCCTGTGCCGGCGATTGCCGCTGCTCTTGCCTATGCCAACGGCAAGGGTGTGGTCGTGGCGGCTGCAGCCGGAAACTCGGGGCAGGCCTCGCTGGACTACCCGGCCTCGAGTTTCGCCAATTCCTTGTTGAACGTTTCCGTGGGCAGCGTCAGCAGCAGCGGAATCCACAGCACCTTCTCGTCGCACGGCAAGGACCTGCAGCTCAACGCGCCGGGCGAAACTATTGTCGGGCCCTTCCCGGGTGAACGCGCCGCCCAGTGGACCGGCACCTCCATGAGCACCCCGGTGGTGGCCGGCGCCCTGGCCCTGGGCCTGGGGGAGGGCCGCACGCCCAGATCGGCCGTCAGCGCCCTCAAGGCCACGGCGGTGTCTGTTGATACGGTGGCTGGCAACGAAGCCTACACGGGGCTGCTCGGTCTCGGGCGGCTTGCCCTGGATGCTTATACCGCCCCCGAGTGA
- a CDS encoding EAL domain-containing protein produces the protein MSMRPDQDPSPSEERGDATEPPSVSALEAHLVQAEAAVRMGQFDVASRALRASEGYGQLVARRELLSGLLRRSEGRSGEAMQHFQQAVGAAQRLAQPGLQADALMQLAQEQHRHLYSREALRTLRAALSIRQDLGDVAGMVYAQSNVALILIALGEQEQALSVLQEALGSLNESGLAAPEIHVRANLAMLLLERNDVEEARVQFLTALNLADQNGDAASRITLALNAGEASRQLGDLEAARGYLQEALTGARHLSDLRLQAAALHSLALMHAAADEHEVAEDYLHDAYRLAEQQGDLDAQIDALLGLGGSLLGRHETGQAADTLSRALTLSELGSRKPKQVQAHLLLASAHEPREPYETIWHLRRVMELQGELSNENREQQLRDVTAQLEVESAKRAAEYERELREKAEHTVQAQLIELERGRLTDHLTGLPNRLILSAHLDQISRQSQPFTLVMLDIDQFRLLNGSYGPDLADDLLRLVAVRLQDVVNPGETLARTGPDEFTLLSPSVTVEDLRRRVTGALQGLTLSTASSSVPVTVSAGAACWPDHGRQADEVRRATTLALQEAQREGHAWRVYDPAQHTDLGLEQTLATALANGEFELHYQPVVDDPSGRVVSAEALLRWNSAVHGPQSPAVFIPLLERSGQIVQVGEWVLHEACRAAAGWDGVRVAVNLSALQFASGDLIGTVRSALDLSGLPAEQLELEITESLMMQNPTRTADLLDRLRALGVGVLLDDFGTGYSSLSYIHHFPLGGVKIDREFVRQLDTETRARGQVIIRAVVQICGDLGLKVVAEGIETQAQREVLREMGVSQMQGFLFARPTPGWTPAAWLPVKR, from the coding sequence ATGTCAATGCGTCCAGACCAGGATCCCTCACCCTCGGAAGAACGCGGCGACGCCACCGAACCCCCATCAGTGTCTGCCCTGGAGGCGCACCTGGTGCAGGCAGAAGCGGCGGTCCGCATGGGCCAGTTTGACGTTGCCTCTCGGGCGCTGCGTGCCAGCGAAGGGTATGGTCAGCTGGTGGCCCGGCGGGAACTTCTCTCGGGCCTGCTTCGCCGGAGTGAAGGCAGGAGTGGGGAAGCCATGCAGCATTTTCAGCAGGCGGTAGGGGCCGCGCAGCGACTCGCGCAGCCTGGTCTACAGGCGGACGCGCTGATGCAGCTGGCCCAGGAGCAGCACCGGCACCTGTACAGCCGGGAAGCCCTGCGCACCCTCAGGGCTGCCCTGAGCATCCGCCAGGATCTGGGCGACGTGGCGGGGATGGTGTATGCCCAGAGCAACGTGGCCCTGATCCTGATTGCTCTGGGAGAACAGGAGCAGGCCCTTTCTGTTCTTCAGGAAGCCCTGGGGTCTCTCAACGAGTCTGGACTGGCTGCTCCGGAAATTCATGTCCGTGCCAACCTCGCAATGCTGCTGCTTGAGCGCAATGATGTCGAGGAGGCCCGGGTGCAGTTTCTCACGGCACTGAATCTGGCTGACCAGAATGGAGACGCCGCCTCCAGAATTACCCTGGCTTTGAACGCCGGAGAGGCCTCCCGGCAGCTGGGGGACCTGGAGGCAGCACGCGGCTATCTGCAAGAAGCCCTGACCGGAGCCCGCCACCTCAGCGACCTGCGGCTGCAGGCCGCGGCCCTGCACAGTCTGGCCCTGATGCATGCCGCTGCAGACGAGCACGAGGTGGCCGAGGACTACCTGCATGACGCCTACCGCCTGGCGGAGCAGCAGGGCGATCTAGACGCCCAGATCGACGCGTTGCTGGGCCTGGGTGGCTCGCTGCTGGGGCGCCATGAGACAGGGCAGGCCGCCGATACCCTGTCCCGCGCCCTGACCCTGAGCGAACTGGGGTCGCGAAAGCCCAAACAGGTGCAGGCCCACCTGCTGCTGGCCAGTGCGCACGAGCCACGCGAGCCCTATGAGACGATCTGGCACCTGCGGCGGGTGATGGAACTGCAAGGGGAGCTGAGCAACGAGAACCGGGAGCAGCAGCTGCGCGACGTGACCGCCCAGCTGGAGGTCGAAAGCGCCAAGCGCGCCGCAGAGTACGAGCGGGAGCTGCGCGAAAAGGCGGAGCACACGGTGCAGGCCCAGCTGATCGAACTGGAACGTGGCCGCCTGACCGACCACCTGACCGGTCTGCCGAACCGCCTGATCCTCAGCGCCCACCTGGATCAGATCAGCCGGCAGTCGCAGCCATTCACTCTGGTCATGCTGGACATCGATCAGTTCAGGCTGCTCAACGGTTCATACGGTCCCGACCTCGCCGACGATCTTCTGCGCCTCGTGGCGGTGCGCCTGCAGGATGTGGTGAACCCGGGCGAGACCCTGGCACGGACCGGACCCGACGAATTTACCCTGCTGAGCCCCTCAGTGACTGTGGAAGACCTCAGGAGGCGGGTAACCGGGGCCCTGCAGGGGCTGACCCTGAGTACGGCTTCATCCAGTGTGCCCGTCACGGTCAGTGCCGGCGCGGCCTGCTGGCCGGATCATGGGCGTCAGGCCGACGAGGTGCGGCGTGCGACGACCCTGGCACTGCAGGAAGCCCAGCGCGAGGGGCATGCCTGGCGGGTCTACGATCCGGCCCAGCACACCGACCTGGGTCTGGAGCAGACCCTGGCCACTGCCCTGGCAAACGGTGAATTCGAACTGCATTACCAGCCTGTGGTGGATGACCCGTCCGGACGGGTGGTGAGCGCCGAGGCACTGCTGCGCTGGAACAGCGCCGTGCACGGCCCACAGAGCCCGGCTGTCTTTATTCCGCTGCTGGAGCGCAGTGGTCAGATCGTGCAGGTAGGTGAGTGGGTGCTGCACGAGGCCTGCCGCGCAGCCGCCGGATGGGACGGGGTACGGGTTGCGGTGAACCTCTCCGCACTGCAGTTTGCCAGTGGTGATCTGATCGGCACGGTACGCAGCGCCCTGGACCTGAGCGGGTTGCCCGCCGAGCAGCTGGAACTGGAGATCACCGAGAGCCTGATGATGCAAAACCCCACCCGGACGGCCGACCTGCTTGACCGGCTGCGGGCGCTGGGTGTGGGCGTGTTGCTGGACGATTTCGGCACCGGCTACAGCAGCCTGAGTTACATCCATCACTTCCCTCTGGGGGGCGTCAAGATCGACCGCGAGTTCGTGCGGCAGCTGGACACCGAGACCAGGGCGCGCGGGCAGGTGATTATCCGCGCGGTGGTGCAGATCTGCGGCGACCTGGGCCTGAAGGTCGTGGCCGAGGGCATCGAGACCCAGGCCCAGCGCGAGGTGCTGCGTGAAATGGGCGTCTCGCAGATGCAGGGCTTCCTGTTTGCGCGCCCCACGCCCGGCTGGACTCCGGCGGCCTGGCTGCCGGTGAAACGCTGA